One stretch of Pseudomonas azotoformans DNA includes these proteins:
- a CDS encoding pseudouridine synthase encodes MSTSVFIASEHQASTLYLPPGPWAMVLDCLCEHFPAIGREQWLDRIARGRVLDINGSPIRLDLAYKEGLCIYYFREVPNEKVIPVQETILYADEHLVVADKPHFLPVTPAGEYVEQTLLRRLIRQLDNPSLVPLHRIDRHTAGLVLFSANPASRSAYQQLFPTRQIDKFYEAIAPALPNLTFPLVHKSRLVDGEPFFRMQEGPGASNTETAVEVREKNGDLWRYGLFPVTGKKHQLRVHMTALGASICNDPFYPDVIKDAVDDYANPLKLLAQGVRFIDPVSGAERSFRSRITLDW; translated from the coding sequence ATGTCCACTTCCGTTTTTATCGCCTCCGAGCACCAAGCCAGCACCCTGTATTTGCCGCCCGGCCCTTGGGCGATGGTGCTCGATTGCCTGTGCGAGCACTTCCCGGCGATCGGCCGCGAACAGTGGCTCGACCGCATCGCACGTGGCCGGGTACTGGACATCAACGGCAGCCCGATCCGCCTGGACCTGGCCTACAAGGAAGGCCTGTGCATCTATTACTTCCGCGAAGTGCCGAACGAGAAAGTCATCCCGGTGCAGGAAACCATCCTGTACGCCGACGAACACCTGGTGGTCGCCGACAAACCGCACTTTCTGCCCGTGACCCCCGCCGGTGAATACGTCGAGCAAACCCTGCTGCGGCGCTTGATTCGCCAGTTGGATAACCCATCGCTGGTGCCCCTGCACCGCATCGACCGGCACACGGCGGGGCTGGTGCTGTTCTCCGCCAACCCTGCGAGCCGCTCGGCATATCAGCAATTGTTTCCCACACGCCAGATCGATAAGTTCTACGAAGCCATCGCTCCGGCCCTGCCGAACTTGACGTTCCCCCTGGTGCATAAAAGCCGCCTGGTCGATGGCGAGCCGTTCTTTCGCATGCAGGAGGGGCCTGGCGCGAGTAACACCGAAACGGCGGTGGAAGTGCGTGAAAAGAACGGCGATCTATGGCGCTATGGCCTGTTTCCCGTCACCGGCAAGAAGCACCAGTTGCGCGTGCACATGACCGCACTCGGCGCGAGTATCTGCAACGATCCGTTCTACCCGGACGTGATCAAGGACGCGGTGGACGACTACGCCAACCCGCTGAAACTGCTGGCCCAGGGCGTACGGTTTATCGACCCGGTCAGCGGTGCAGAACGCAGTTTCCGCAGCCGCATCACCCTCGACTGGTAA
- a CDS encoding YgdI/YgdR family lipoprotein, translated as MTQRTIAALMLALGLATLAGCASPTVITLNDGREIQAVDTPKFDKDSGFYEFEQLDGKQTRINKDQVRTVKDL; from the coding sequence ATGACTCAACGGACCATCGCCGCTCTCATGCTTGCACTGGGCCTCGCCACCCTCGCCGGTTGCGCCTCGCCGACAGTGATCACCCTGAATGACGGTCGCGAAATCCAGGCCGTCGACACCCCTAAATTCGACAAGGACTCGGGCTTCTACGAGTTCGAACAGTTGGACGGCAAGCAGACCCGTATCAACAAAGACCAGGTCCGCACCGTCAAAGACCTGTAA